The following coding sequences lie in one Oculatellaceae cyanobacterium genomic window:
- a CDS encoding fumarylacetoacetate hydrolase family protein — protein sequence MAQRYVRVKTEKNQTYYGLLQLNRSVQVLDAPPWLQGQPTDVHLPADSYQLLAPCAPSKIVAVGKNYANHAAEMGTPVPKEPLLFLKPPTAVTGDESNIFYPPQSQQVDYEGELALVIGERCVQCTPKEAQAKIWGYTIANDVTARDLQKLDGQWTRAKGFDTFCPLGPWIVRELSAGARIQTFLNNFNQPVQSASIDQMVFSPEVLVSYISQVMTLLPGDVVLTGTPEGVGAMQTGDRICVEIEGIGQLQNTVVARTIN from the coding sequence ATGGCGCAACGCTACGTCCGAGTTAAAACCGAAAAAAACCAGACTTACTACGGTTTACTACAACTAAATCGCAGTGTACAGGTACTTGATGCCCCACCTTGGTTACAAGGACAGCCTACAGATGTACATTTACCAGCAGATAGTTACCAATTACTGGCTCCCTGCGCTCCCTCAAAAATAGTTGCTGTTGGTAAAAATTACGCCAACCACGCCGCCGAAATGGGAACACCAGTTCCTAAAGAGCCACTACTTTTCCTCAAACCTCCTACTGCGGTAACTGGTGATGAAAGCAATATTTTCTACCCACCTCAGTCACAGCAGGTAGACTATGAAGGCGAATTGGCTTTAGTTATTGGAGAGCGATGCGTACAATGTACACCCAAAGAAGCTCAAGCAAAGATTTGGGGTTATACCATTGCTAATGATGTCACAGCACGAGATTTACAAAAACTTGACGGTCAATGGACAAGAGCAAAAGGATTTGATACTTTTTGCCCACTAGGGCCGTGGATTGTGCGAGAGTTAAGCGCAGGGGCAAGGATACAGACATTTTTAAATAATTTTAATCAGCCTGTACAATCTGCCTCTATTGACCAGATGGTGTTTTCACCAGAAGTTCTAGTATCTTATATCTCTCAGGTAATGACCCTCTTACCAGGCGATGTTGTACTTACAGGTACGCCAGAAGGTGTTGGAGCGATGCAAACTGGCGATCGCATTTGTGTAGAAATTGAAGGCATCGGTCAGCTACAAAATACTGTAGTTGCACGCACGATCAATTAA
- the ggt gene encoding gamma-glutamyltransferase, which yields MIQIFYQCKSFAVALVSFSISISLVNCPEATAAFLRPAKSKQGMVVSAHPLGTEAGIAMLRKGGNAVDAAVATTFAISVVEPFSAGIGGGGFLLLNWNSTKEVKALDFRERAPQKATRNMYLDANGKVQPQASIDGHLSAGVPGTVAGLYELQRRYGKLKWSEVVAPSINLARNGFVISDRFVSAFNSRKAAILKNAAATQVFSKKGVAYQPGERLIQRDLAKSLEAIAQNPNNFYTGNIARAIARDMSANRGLITLNDLKAYKPTWRTPVCGNFRQYRVCSMPPPSSGGVHLLQILNIIGDTDLKSLGWHNPDALHLMVEAMRIAYADRSEYLGDPAFVKVPIQALTSRSYAAKRRQEISMEIARPSTEVKPAPRSTLSQFSSEVPGNIPANAQPKLIKESSDTSHLTVVDAQRNTVSLTFTVNYGFGSGVVVPGTGILLNDEMDDFAAAPGVPNAYGLVGGDANAIAPNKIPLSSMTPTIVTENGRLRLAAGAPGGSTIITTVLQVLLNVLEYGMNVSEAVSAGRLHHQWLPDTVRVDRWGFDPATLADLRRRGQKIELQPYWGNANAIEQTPDGWLEGAADPRGEGTAKGL from the coding sequence ATGATTCAGATATTTTATCAGTGCAAGAGTTTTGCTGTTGCACTGGTTTCTTTTTCTATCTCTATATCGCTGGTTAATTGTCCAGAAGCAACGGCGGCGTTTTTACGACCCGCAAAAAGTAAACAAGGCATGGTGGTTTCTGCTCATCCCCTGGGGACTGAAGCGGGTATTGCGATGTTGCGGAAGGGTGGCAATGCTGTCGATGCCGCAGTAGCAACTACTTTTGCTATTTCAGTGGTAGAGCCTTTTTCTGCTGGCATTGGTGGTGGTGGCTTTTTATTATTAAACTGGAATTCTACTAAGGAAGTTAAAGCTCTTGATTTCCGAGAACGCGCACCTCAAAAAGCTACTCGGAATATGTATCTTGATGCTAATGGTAAGGTACAACCGCAAGCTAGTATTGATGGTCATTTATCAGCAGGCGTACCTGGTACTGTAGCTGGATTGTATGAGTTACAGCGACGTTATGGCAAGTTGAAATGGTCAGAGGTGGTCGCACCATCTATTAATTTAGCTCGTAATGGATTTGTTATTAGCGATCGCTTTGTTAGTGCTTTTAATAGTCGAAAGGCTGCAATCCTCAAAAATGCTGCTGCTACTCAAGTCTTTAGCAAAAAGGGGGTTGCATATCAACCAGGAGAACGCTTAATACAGCGAGATTTAGCAAAAAGTTTAGAGGCGATCGCTCAAAATCCTAACAACTTTTATACAGGTAATATTGCCCGTGCGATCGCTCGTGATATGAGTGCCAATCGTGGCTTAATCACCCTTAACGATCTCAAAGCTTACAAACCTACTTGGCGCACACCTGTCTGTGGTAATTTCCGTCAATATCGTGTTTGTTCAATGCCGCCACCTTCTTCTGGTGGTGTCCACTTGTTGCAAATATTGAACATCATCGGTGATACTGACCTTAAATCTTTAGGATGGCACAATCCTGATGCTTTACATTTGATGGTAGAAGCAATGCGGATTGCTTATGCCGATCGCTCGGAATATTTAGGTGATCCTGCTTTTGTAAAAGTGCCAATTCAAGCACTTACCAGTCGTAGTTATGCTGCCAAAAGAAGGCAGGAAATCTCGATGGAAATAGCACGTCCTTCGACTGAAGTAAAGCCAGCACCGCGGTCAACTTTATCGCAATTTTCTTCAGAAGTTCCAGGTAATATTCCTGCTAATGCACAACCTAAATTAATCAAAGAATCTTCTGATACAAGTCATCTCACAGTTGTTGATGCCCAGCGTAATACAGTAAGTTTAACTTTTACCGTTAATTATGGCTTCGGTTCTGGTGTGGTTGTTCCTGGTACTGGGATTTTGCTCAATGATGAGATGGATGATTTTGCGGCTGCGCCTGGTGTACCTAATGCTTATGGGTTAGTGGGTGGAGATGCAAATGCGATCGCACCTAACAAAATTCCCTTATCCAGCATGACACCAACAATTGTCACTGAAAATGGACGTTTACGCTTGGCAGCAGGCGCTCCTGGCGGTAGTACTATCATTACCACTGTGCTACAAGTTCTCTTGAACGTTCTGGAATACGGCATGAATGTCAGCGAGGCTGTTTCAGCCGGAAGATTACATCATCAGTGGCTACCGGATACAGTAAGGGTGGATCGTTGGGGTTTCGATCCAGCAACTTTGGCAGATTTGCGCCGTCGAGGTCAAAAGATTGAATTGCAGCCTTATTGGGGTAATGCTAATGCTATTGAACAGACACCGGATGGCTGGTTAGAAGGCGCTGCTGATCCGCGCGGTGAAGGAACTGCTAAGGGATTGTAA
- the rpsF gene encoding 30S ribosomal protein S6, protein MSKVYEYETMYILRPDQGDEVVDGAIAKYESFLREQGVEDIQVQHRGKRRLAYEINRHRDGIYVQMNYKGGGHAVAGLERAMRLSEEVIRYLTIKHEVPKTEAEPEAVEAEA, encoded by the coding sequence GTGAGTAAAGTTTACGAATACGAAACAATGTATATCCTACGTCCCGATCAAGGGGATGAGGTGGTTGATGGCGCGATCGCCAAATATGAAAGTTTCTTGCGTGAGCAAGGAGTTGAGGATATTCAAGTCCAGCATCGCGGTAAGCGTCGTCTAGCATACGAAATCAATAGGCATCGCGATGGTATTTATGTTCAAATGAACTACAAAGGCGGCGGACACGCAGTTGCAGGTTTGGAAAGAGCTATGCGCCTAAGTGAAGAAGTAATTCGCTACTTGACAATTAAGCACGAAGTTCCAAAAACTGAAGCTGAACCTGAAGCAGTGGAAGCGGAAGCTTAA
- a CDS encoding Tic20 family protein, whose translation MSWRGSVTPQDRVFASLPYLLPLIDVLPFGAVLFAQFPSLQLLFLPLQPLIIINNFPFAGLIIFFVLYLAVVRNENISHFIRFNTLQAILLDIVLVLCRMLTGILLPGLGQNLLTETLLNVVFLGTIAACTYSVVQSLLGRYAEIPAISEAVYTQVR comes from the coding sequence ATGAGTTGGCGTGGATCTGTAACACCTCAAGACAGAGTTTTTGCTTCTCTGCCTTACTTACTTCCTTTAATTGATGTGCTGCCATTTGGTGCTGTTCTGTTTGCACAGTTTCCTAGCCTTCAGCTGCTGTTTTTACCACTACAGCCTTTGATAATTATTAATAATTTTCCCTTTGCTGGCTTAATAATTTTCTTTGTTTTGTATTTGGCAGTAGTGAGAAACGAAAATATTAGCCACTTTATTCGTTTCAACACATTACAGGCAATTCTTTTAGATATTGTTCTGGTTTTGTGCAGGATGCTTACTGGAATATTACTTCCAGGGCTAGGTCAAAACTTATTAACAGAAACGTTGCTTAACGTAGTATTTTTAGGAACTATTGCTGCTTGCACATATTCAGTAGTGCAGTCTTTGCTAGGACGTTATGCTGAAATACCAGCGATTTCAGAGGCTGTTTATACACAAGTGCGCTAA
- the glyA gene encoding serine hydroxymethyltransferase, whose protein sequence is MSQTNLDFLGSTDPAIAELIQQELQRQRDHLELIASENFTSAAVLAAQGSVLTNKYAEGLPGKRYYGGCEFVDKVEQLAIDRIKQLFGAAHANVQPHSGAQANFAVFLTLLEPGDTIMGMDLSHGGHLTHGSPVNVSGKWFKVCHYGVNKETEQLDYEQIRELALQHRPKLLICGYSAYPRIIDFEKFRAIADEVGAYLLADIAHIAGLVATGHHPNPIPHCDVVTTTTHKTLRGPRGGLIMTRDAELGKKLDKAVFPGTQGGPLEHVIAAKAVAFGEALQPAFKEYSGNVIENARAMANQLQKRGLNIVSGGTDNHLMLVDLRSIGMTGKKADQLLGDVNITANKNTVPFDPESPFVTSGIRLGSPAMTTRGMGVAEFTEIANIIADRLLNPEDEAVAIDCKRRIASLCDRFPLYPHLNIPVPAMV, encoded by the coding sequence GTGTCTCAAACCAATTTAGATTTTCTTGGCTCCACTGATCCGGCTATTGCTGAGTTGATTCAGCAAGAACTCCAGCGTCAACGCGACCACTTGGAGTTAATTGCTAGTGAAAACTTTACTTCAGCAGCAGTTTTAGCGGCTCAAGGTTCGGTATTGACAAATAAGTATGCCGAAGGTTTGCCTGGAAAACGCTATTACGGTGGCTGCGAATTTGTAGATAAAGTTGAGCAATTGGCAATAGACCGTATTAAACAGCTATTTGGCGCGGCTCATGCTAACGTTCAGCCGCATTCTGGCGCTCAAGCTAATTTTGCGGTATTCCTGACGCTTCTAGAACCAGGCGATACCATTATGGGGATGGATTTATCCCACGGTGGTCATTTAACTCATGGCTCTCCTGTGAATGTATCAGGAAAATGGTTTAAGGTTTGCCACTATGGAGTAAATAAGGAAACTGAGCAGTTAGACTACGAACAAATTCGGGAATTAGCGCTACAACATCGCCCGAAATTGTTAATTTGTGGTTATTCTGCTTATCCTCGCATCATTGATTTTGAAAAATTCCGCGCGATCGCAGATGAAGTTGGTGCATACTTGTTAGCAGATATTGCTCATATCGCTGGTTTGGTTGCAACAGGTCATCATCCTAACCCCATTCCTCACTGTGACGTAGTTACTACCACCACCCATAAAACTTTGCGTGGGCCAAGAGGTGGTTTAATTATGACCCGTGATGCGGAATTAGGGAAAAAATTAGATAAGGCTGTTTTCCCTGGTACTCAAGGCGGCCCATTAGAACACGTAATTGCAGCTAAAGCGGTGGCTTTTGGTGAAGCTTTACAGCCTGCGTTTAAAGAATATTCCGGTAATGTAATTGAAAATGCTCGCGCAATGGCAAATCAGTTACAAAAGCGTGGTTTGAATATTGTTTCTGGTGGCACTGACAATCATTTGATGTTGGTAGATTTACGTTCTATAGGCATGACTGGGAAGAAAGCTGATCAATTGTTAGGCGATGTTAATATTACAGCCAACAAAAATACGGTTCCCTTCGATCCAGAATCACCTTTTGTAACTAGCGGTATCCGTCTCGGTTCACCTGCGATGACTACACGCGGTATGGGTGTGGCAGAATTCACAGAGATTGCTAATATTATTGCCGATCGCCTGTTGAACCCTGAAGATGAGGCAGTCGCTATTGATTGTAAGCGTCGGATAGCTAGTTTGTGCGATCGCTTCCCTCTCTATCCTCATTTGAATATTCCCGTACCAGCAATGGTTTAA